A window from Theropithecus gelada isolate Dixy chromosome 1, Tgel_1.0, whole genome shotgun sequence encodes these proteins:
- the AIM2 gene encoding interferon-inducible protein AIM2 isoform X2 — protein MSPAASAAIRNDVTKQRAAPKVSPHVKPEQKQRVAQQESIREEFRKDCLPVMVLKATKPFTFETQEGKQEMFHATVATEKEFFFVKVFNTLLKDKFIPKRIIIISRYYQHSGFLEVNSASCVLDAKSDQKVDVPLNIMRKAGETPKINTLQTQPLGTIVNGLFVVQKVTEKKKNVLFDLSDKTGEMEVLVVRNEDTMQCKEGDKVRLTFFTLSKNGEKPQLTSGVHSIIKVIKASKKT, from the exons ATGAGTCCTGCTGCATCTGCAGCCATCAGAAATGATGTCACAAAGCAACGTGCTGCACCAAAAGTCTCTCCTCATGTTAAG CCTGAGCAGAAACAGAGGGTGGCCCAGCAGGAATCTATCAGAGAAGAGTTTCGGAAAGACTGTTTGCCAGTTATGGTACTGAAAGCAACAAAGCCCTTCACGTTTGAGACCCAAGAAGGCAAGCAAGAGATGTTTCATGCTACGGTGGCTACAGAGAAGGAATTCTTCTTTGTAAAAGTTTTTAATACACTGCTGAAAGATAAATTCATTCCAAAGAGAATTATTATAATATCAAGATATTATCAGCACAGTGGTTTCTTAGAGGTAAATAGCGCCTCATGTGTGTTAGATGCTAAATCTGACCAAAAGGTTGATGTCCCGCTGAACATTATGAGAAAAGCTGGTGAAACCCCAAAGATCAACACGCTTCAAACTCAGCCCCTTGGAACAATTGTGAATGGGTTGTTTGTAGTCCAGAAG gtaacagaaaagaagaaaaatgtattatttgaccTAAGTGACAAGACTGGGGAAATGGAAGTATTGGTGGTTAGAAACGAGGACACAATGCAATGTAAGGAAGGAGATAAGGTTCGACTTACATTCTTCACACTgtcaaaaaatggagaaaaaccaCAGCTGACATCTGGAGTTCATAGCATCATAAAG GTTATTAAGGCCAGTAAAAAaacatag
- the AIM2 gene encoding interferon-inducible protein AIM2 isoform X1, whose amino-acid sequence MESKYKEILLLTGLDNITDEELDRFKFFLSDEFNIATGKLRTANRIQVANLMIQNAGVVSAVKKTILIFQKLNYMLLAKRLQEEKEKVDKKYKSVTKPKPLSQAEMSPAASAAIRNDVTKQRAAPKVSPHVKPEQKQRVAQQESIREEFRKDCLPVMVLKATKPFTFETQEGKQEMFHATVATEKEFFFVKVFNTLLKDKFIPKRIIIISRYYQHSGFLEVNSASCVLDAKSDQKVDVPLNIMRKAGETPKINTLQTQPLGTIVNGLFVVQKVTEKKKNVLFDLSDKTGEMEVLVVRNEDTMQCKEGDKVRLTFFTLSKNGEKPQLTSGVHSIIKVIKASKKT is encoded by the exons ATGGAGAGTAAATACAAGGAGATACTCTTGCTAACGGGCCTGGATAACATCACTGATGAGGAACTGGATAGGTTTAAGTTCTTTCTTTCAGACGAGTTTAATATCGCCACAGGCAAACTACGTACTGCAAACAGAATACAAGTAGCTAACTTGATGATTCAAAATGCTGGTGTAGTGTCTGCAGTGAAGAAGACCATTCTTATTTTTCAGAAGTTGAATTATATGCTTTTGGCAAAACGTCttcaggaagagaaggagaaag ttgATAAGAAATACAAATCGGTAACAAAACCAAAGCCACTAAGTCAAGCTGAAATGAGTCCTGCTGCATCTGCAGCCATCAGAAATGATGTCACAAAGCAACGTGCTGCACCAAAAGTCTCTCCTCATGTTAAG CCTGAGCAGAAACAGAGGGTGGCCCAGCAGGAATCTATCAGAGAAGAGTTTCGGAAAGACTGTTTGCCAGTTATGGTACTGAAAGCAACAAAGCCCTTCACGTTTGAGACCCAAGAAGGCAAGCAAGAGATGTTTCATGCTACGGTGGCTACAGAGAAGGAATTCTTCTTTGTAAAAGTTTTTAATACACTGCTGAAAGATAAATTCATTCCAAAGAGAATTATTATAATATCAAGATATTATCAGCACAGTGGTTTCTTAGAGGTAAATAGCGCCTCATGTGTGTTAGATGCTAAATCTGACCAAAAGGTTGATGTCCCGCTGAACATTATGAGAAAAGCTGGTGAAACCCCAAAGATCAACACGCTTCAAACTCAGCCCCTTGGAACAATTGTGAATGGGTTGTTTGTAGTCCAGAAG gtaacagaaaagaagaaaaatgtattatttgaccTAAGTGACAAGACTGGGGAAATGGAAGTATTGGTGGTTAGAAACGAGGACACAATGCAATGTAAGGAAGGAGATAAGGTTCGACTTACATTCTTCACACTgtcaaaaaatggagaaaaaccaCAGCTGACATCTGGAGTTCATAGCATCATAAAG GTTATTAAGGCCAGTAAAAAaacatag